TTGTTTAATGCCGAGGTGTATCACTAAAGCATCCTGCACTCTGTAGGCAACTCCGCTTACCAATTCATAATTGGTGTTCTTTAAATTATAATAGGCAAGCAGTCCCATGTTGAATTCATGCGCGGCACCCTGGTACATGAACAGGAAGGAGGGTTGCAGATTTAGCATCGGATTAATATGAATATCAGAGCCGATATTTATATTAAAGCGCATGGGCATGCGATAGGGGACACCTATTGTTGACTGATCGGGCCTGTTCAGGTGATTAACTGAAAGTCCTGCAAATGGATTGAATTTTTTATTCGAATCACGATACTTATAATAAATACCCATGTTTGCATCAAATTTCAACAGGCTGAATTTCTTAAAAGCCTCCCCATTATCTGTTGCAGCATCTAACCCGCGATCGGAAAAATACTGTGTGGAAAATAACAGATCATTGTCGCTGTATTTTTTATTCATCATTCCCATTTGTAATCCTGCAGTTAGGAAGTGATTTTTACTTTCATCGCTGGTAATACGATAGGAGCCGCCGACAATAAATCCAAAGGCATTGTAATTACTCATACCTGCAAGGTTATCGATAAGATAGCCGCCAACACCAAAACGTTTTATGGGTTTGTCAAAGGCAATTGATGCGGTAGTATAAGGTTTGCTTTGCAGTTTTTGCCACTGTGAGCGGTAATTGGCCAGTATCCTGAAGTCGCCGGTTTCGCCCATATACATACCTGCAAGGGCAGGGTTCATATAAACGGGCGCAATATCATATTGCGATAAGTGATAGTCTTGCGCAATGCCATAGCTGCCTGTGGCAAGCATACAGATCGCCGCGATGCTATTTTTTATGAATGTCATTTTCATGGCTCTCCAGTTTAAATTACCTGATCAATGTTACGTCACCTGACAAATTAAACTCTTTTCCATCAATGGTTTTGCCTTTGGCAGTGAATATATAAACGCCTGCGGGCTGGTCAATGTCGTTATACTTGCCATCCCACGCTCCTTTTGGATCTGTAGAATTATATACCAGGTTACCCCATTGATTATATATTTTTAGCTCAACGGTAAGGAACGGACCGCCAAGTACAGGTACATCATCATTCACGCCGTCATTATTTGGTGTAAAGCCGGTGGGAACCGCTACCGGATGCACCACAATTGTAGTTGGTTCGATCACTACATTTGCCTGTGCGGTATCTGTACAGCCTTGTGTACCGGTTATTATGAGTGTTACAGTATATGTGCCGCTTGCGTTGTATGTGTAAACAGGATTTTGTTGTGACGATGATCCTCAGCTGTTGCCAAAATCCCAAAGCCATGTTACGGCGCCAAGAGATTGGTCGGTGAATGTGGCAGCTGTTCCGTTCGCAGATGATGTAAAGGCGGCTGTTGGCGTGGTGCCGAATGTGATGCTCATTGTGTCGGACGCTGCGGCGCATAGCCCGTTGTTTGTTGATATTAATACTAACCTGACTGTACCCGCGGATCTGTCAGCCGAGCTTGGTGCATATACGGCTGTCAACGTTGCATTGTTCGGAACAAACACGCCGGTACCTGATGTCATCCAGGTTCCTGTTTCACTTCCACCGGTTACTGATCCATTCAAGGAGATGTTGCTGCCTGAACAGTTGGCCTGATCGCCCCCTGCGCTAACTACCGGCGCAATATTAAAGTTTATTACCATGGTGTCATTTGCCGCCGGGCAGAAGCCTCCGGTTGAAGTAAGGATCAGCTTTATGTTGCCAAGTGCTATATCAGTAGCGCTTGGATTGTATACAGCATTCAGCGTTTGAGCATCAGGAGTGAAATTCCCGGTTCCGATACTTGTCCATGTTCCCGTTGTGCTTCCGCCGCTCACAGATCCATTCAGTGTTATAGCGGGGTTGGCGGAACAAACCGTTTTATCAATTCCGGCATTTACAATTGGCGGTTGCTGTATGCTGATCTCTATAGTGTCCTTTGCTGCCGCACATACTCCATTATTAGTAGATGAAAGTATAAGTTTTACTTTTCCCGCAGTATAATCAGTAGCTCCCGGGGTATATGTTGCGTTGAGCGTCTGGGCGTTTGGTGTAAATGTACCTGAGCCTAATGTCATCCATTGACCCGTTGTACTTCCTCCGCTTATATTTCCATTCAGTACTACTGATAGTATGGTTGAACAAATGGTCTGGTCAGAACCGGCATTTACATTTGCAGGATTGCTTACCTGTATTTTCATAGTGTCAGTTCCCGCCAAACATCCGCCGTTATTTGTTGTTGTAAGAATAAGTTTTACACTTCCATTCGAAAGATCGCCTGAGCTTAATGTATAGGTCGCATTCAGCGTCTGTGAATTCGGATTGAATGAGCCCCCGCCCAATGTTGTCCATTGTCCGGTACTTGTACCTCCCGAAACCAGTCCGTTCAGGTTAACGGTGGGGTTGGTAAAACAGGTGAGCTGGTCAACACCTGCCGAGGCGAACGCGCTCGGGCCAAAGAATATTTTTATGGTATCTTTTGCAGCAGCGCATTGACCATTGTTTGTCGAAGTAAGGACAACTGTTACAGAACCTGCTGCAGTATCGGCTGTGCTGAATTGATAGACTGCGTTTAATGTACTATCGTTAGGAAGGAAGGAGCCTGAACCTAAGGTTGTCCATTTGCCTGTTGTGCTGCCATTGCTTACTATACCCTGCAATTGAGCGTTAGCGGCTGTTTTACAAACGTATTGATCAACACCCGCGTTTGCCTGTACAGATGAAGTAAAGTTAACCACCAGAATGTCGTTAACCGCATTACAAATACCATTGCCTGTTGAAGTGAGAGTTAATGTTAATGTGCCTGATGTTATTTCCGCTGTAGTCGGCGTATATGTTGCGTTCAATGAAGTGCTGCTCGGGTTAAAGGTTCCGTTGCCTCCTGACCAGATTCCGCCTGCCGCATTAACAATACTGCCGGATAACGATATATTCGGATTGCTGCCGCATACGGATTGGTCGGCCCCGGCATTCACTGTTGGTGGAGCTGTGATAATAGCAGTCATGAAATCGACAGCTACATTACAGCTGGTTGTTGCAGTAAGTACAAGATTTACCGAACCAGCTGAGATGTCGGCCGCGCTCGGAGTGTAAGTCGCATTCAATGTATTGGCATTCGGGTTAAATACACCAGAACCGGAAGTGCTCCAGACGCCGGGGCCACCGCTGCTCACAGATCCGTTCAGGATAATATTGGGGTTATTGGCACAAACCGTTTGATCAGCACCTGCGTTAACTGTTGATGAAGGATAAATGTTTATCCGGACGGTATCTTTTACAGCAACACAGGATCCGTTATTGGTTGAATTGAGTACAAGGTAAATCACTTTGGCCGCGGAGTCAGCTGCACTTGCCTGGTAAATGGCATTCATGGTTGTATTGTTGGGGACAAATGATCCGGTTCCTGTACTTGTCCATACACCGGTATTCGTGCCGCCTGAAACGTTTCCGTTCAGTTGAATATTTTTGTTATTTGAACAAACAGTCTGGTCCACGCCTGCATTCACGACCGGAGCCGGTGTAATTGTTATTATGAGATTATCAGATGCAGGATTACAGCTATTAGCCGTAAGCGTCAGGGTTACGGAACCGGATGCGGCATCACCCGCACTTGGTATATACAGTGCATTTAGAGAAGTGTTGTTCGGACTGAATACACCAGTACCGGTGCTTGACCATGTTCCGGAACTTGCACCGCCGGTAATTACCCCGTTTAGGTTAACACCTGCGTTATTCGCGCAAACTGTTGCATCGCTTCCGGCATTAGCTCCGCCGGCAGGACGAATATTGATCATAAGGGTATCATTAACCGCCAGGCAAGACCCGTTGTTAGTTGAAGTAAGTACCAGTTTAACCCCGCCATTCAGGGAATCCTGTTTGCTGCATGTGTAAATGGCATTTAGTGAAGTATTATTAGGAGTGAACGTTCCTGTGCCCATGGAAGTCCATTGCCCGCTATTTGTAGGGCCGACAATACTTCCGCTTAGCTGTACATTAAGATTGGTTACGCAAACGGTTTGATCCGATCCTGCGTTTACAATTGGTTTTAGAATGATGGTAACAACAACACTATCAACTGCCGCTGCGCAATTTCCGTTTCCTGTTGTAGTCAGTAAAAGAGTTGCGTTACCCGCAGTTATTTCAGCAGACGAAGGTGTATATGCGGCGTTCATTGTTGTTTTGCCTGGAGTGAATGTTCCCGCTCCGCCCGACCAGATCGCTCCTGCTGCTATTGTATATGATCCATTCAGTGTAACTGAAGCGTTATTTGAGCAGGATGTTAAAGCTGAGCCGGCATTTACGGTAGGTGCAGGGGTAAATACAACAGCCATTGTATCCGTTACCGCGTTACAGTTTACATTTCCTGTTGTGGTAAGTACAAGTTTCAATTGGCCGGAGTTGATCTCTGTTTGTGTTGGCGAATATACCGCGTTCAGCGCGTTGTTATTCGGGGTGAATATCCCCAATCCACCGGACCAGGATCCGCCCGCCGAGTTATTTACAGAACCGTTCAATGCTATACTTGCGTTGTTTGCGCAAAGAGTCTGATCGGCACCCGCATTTGAAACAGGAGATGGTGCAAATGAAATGACCATAATATCATTTACCGCGGTGCATGTTCCGTTTCCTGTTGAGGTAAGTGTTAGAGCCAGACTTCCTGATAAAATTTCGGCAGTAGTAGGGGTATATGTGGCATTTAGTACGGTATTGTTAGGCGAATACGTTCCGTTGCCGCCGCTCCATTGGCCGCCACCGGCATTTAATATTGTTCCGTTAAGTACTGCCGCCGGTTTATTTACACACGCCATTATATCGGGTCCGGCACTTACCTGTGGAGCAGGAAGTATTGTTATGGTAACGTTGCTGCTCACAGGTAAGCACGTTCCATTGCCGGTAGTTGTTAATGTGAGGGTAACTGTTCCCGCTGTTATTTCTGTTGTTGAAGGCGTATATACTGTATTAGGTGTAATATTATCCGGATTGTATGATCCGTTTCCACCCGACCACAATACTCCGGCAGCAATTGTGAATGCGCCGTTCAGTGCAACAGCGGGATTGTTTGCACAAACTGTCTGGTTGGTGCCGGCACTTACAGTAGGTCCGGCAGTAAAGAAGATCGTCATTTGATCAGTTACGGCATTACAGTTGCCGTTACCCGTTGTAGTAAGTGTTAGTGTTACATTTCCAGCTGCTATTTCACCTGCGGTTGGTGTATATGAAGTGTTCAGTGTGTTATTATTTGGAGCAAATGTTCCCAGGCCACCGGTCCATTGTCCTCCTGTTGCCACTGTTACACTTCCATTCAGTGTTACAGTGGAATTATTTCCGCAGACTGTTTTGTCAGTACCGGCATTTGCAGTAGGCGGT
Above is a window of Bacteroidota bacterium DNA encoding:
- a CDS encoding IgGFc-binding protein — its product is MKKLYSRFTYIFLLIVLSFSVSTRSNAQSGIDFWFAPPYVSHLHNAPGGIPIYLLLSSMGVSTTVTVSQPANGGFTPIVVNIPAGKSKRIDLTSFQAQLETTPTNTVLNTGLRIVATTPITANYEESNTNNPEDFALKGANALGKEFYIPLHNFAPYANNVFAAPHQAIASFDIVASQNNTIVTIYSPVPVDGHPALTQFSVTLNAGQTYSCGFSGTNFQLPSTHPAGAVVLSDKPVAVTVKDDSDHNASGGCYDLIGDQIIPVNILGEDYVAVKGFLNNGGNESVFITATQNNTAVYLDGNTVPIRTMFAGETFRIDMDTITTPADNSIYIRTSLPTYATHVTGFGCEMGSAILPPLNCAGSRQVNFVRSTNEAFYVTLLVRATAINNFTITGPGTATINPASFSTVPGTGGQWRAARIQYSLTEVPVDSGFSVTNSADVFALGLINGGGTSGCRYGYFSEFVAPIVADAGPDQTVCANDTAKLVGSISGGATTGCWTSTGTGVFLPNNTTLNAKYVPSSADIATTSVTLTLTSTSICTPQQDQMVITFTSAPVVIAGPDQTICKNNPNVTLNGSVTIATGGLWSGGAGLFTPGNTSLNTVYTPTAGELASGILVLTLTSTGNGICHPVTDNMIITFTPSPIANAGADQTVCGNNPNVTLNGSVTTATGGIWSGGGGSYSPSNTALNAVYSPSAAEISAGNVTLTLTTTGNGNCNAVTDQVTINFTLPPTVNAGPDQSVCKNNASVTLSGSKTIASGGQWTGGLGTFTPNNSTLNATYTPTAGEIASGSVTLTLTTTGNGTCNAVSDQMSITFTNAPTVNAGIDQTVCKNNPDVTLNGSVTIATGIIWSGGTGSFSPNNTTVNAVYTPSASEITAGTVTLTLSSTGNGTCNAVTDNMTITLSPSPVVNAGIDQTVCGNNPNVTLNGSVTVAGGGIWSGGSGSFSPSNTAMNAVYTPTAAEVSSGSINLTLTSTTNGTCNAVNDQVTINFTLPPTANAGTDKTVCGNNSTVTLNGSVTVATGGQWTGGLGTFAPNNNTLNTSYTPTAGEIAAGNVTLTLTTTGNGNCNAVTDQMTIFFTAGPTVSAGTNQTVCANNPAVALNGAFTIAAGVLWSGGNGSYNPDNITPNTVYTPSTTEITAGTVTLTLTTTGNGTCLPVSSNVTITILPAPQVSAGPDIMACVNKPAAVLNGTILNAGGGQWSGGNGTYSPNNTVLNATYTPTTAEILSGSLALTLTSTGNGTCTAVNDIMVISFAPSPVSNAGADQTLCANNASIALNGSVNNSAGGSWSGGLGIFTPNNNALNAVYSPTQTEINSGQLKLVLTTTGNVNCNAVTDTMAVVFTPAPTVNAGSALTSCSNNASVTLNGSYTIAAGAIWSGGAGTFTPGKTTMNAAYTPSSAEITAGNATLLLTTTGNGNCAAAVDSVVVTIILKPIVNAGSDQTVCVTNLNVQLSGSIVGPTNSGQWTSMGTGTFTPNNTSLNAIYTCSKQDSLNGGVKLVLTSTNNGSCLAVNDTLMINIRPAGGANAGSDATVCANNAGVNLNGVITGGASSGTWSSTGTGVFSPNNTSLNALYIPSAGDAASGSVTLTLTANSCNPASDNLIITITPAPVVNAGVDQTVCSNNKNIQLNGNVSGGTNTGVWTSTGTGSFVPNNTTMNAIYQASAADSAAKVIYLVLNSTNNGSCVAVKDTVRINIYPSSTVNAGADQTVCANNPNIILNGSVSSGGPGVWSTSGSGVFNPNANTLNATYTPSAADISAGSVNLVLTATTSCNVAVDFMTAIITAPPTVNAGADQSVCGSNPNISLSGSIVNAAGGIWSGGNGTFNPSSTSLNATYTPTTAEITSGTLTLTLTSTGNGICNAVNDILVVNFTSSVQANAGVDQYVCKTAANAQLQGIVSNGSTTGKWTTLGSGSFLPNDSTLNAVYQFSTADTAAGSVTVVLTSTNNGQCAAAKDTIKIFFGPSAFASAGVDQLTCFTNPTVNLNGLVSGGTSTGQWTTLGGGSFNPNSQTLNATYTLSSGDLSNGSVKLILTTTNNGGCLAGTDTMKIQVSNPANVNAGSDQTICSTILSVVLNGNISGGSTTGQWMTLGSGTFTPNAQTLNATYTPGATDYTAGKVKLILSSTNNGVCAAAKDTIEISIQQPPIVNAGIDKTVCSANPAITLNGSVSGGSTTGTWTSIGTGNFTPDAQTLNAVYNPSATDIALGNIKLILTSTGGFCPAANDTMVINFNIAPVVSAGGDQANCSGSNISLNGSVTGGSETGTWMTSGTGVFVPNNATLTAVYAPSSADRSAGTVRLVLISTNNGLCAAASDTMSITFGTTPTAAFTSSANGTAATFTDQSLGAVTWLWDFGNS
- a CDS encoding PorP/SprF family type IX secretion system membrane protein, which codes for MKMTFIKNSIAAICMLATGSYGIAQDYHLSQYDIAPVYMNPALAGMYMGETGDFRILANYRSQWQKLQSKPYTTASIAFDKPIKRFGVGGYLIDNLAGMSNYNAFGFIVGGSYRITSDESKNHFLTAGLQMGMMNKKYSDNDLLFSTQYFSDRGLDAATDNGEAFKKFSLLKFDANMGIYYKYRDSNKKFNPFAGLSVNHLNRPDQSTIGVPYRMPMRFNINIGSDIHINPMLNLQPSFLFMYQGAAHEFNMGLLAYYNLKNTNYELVSGVAYRVQDALVIHLGIKQGASTFRMSYDIVTSPLKAYAGSRGAIEMGVIYTGIKKAASNNGGSMLK
- a CDS encoding gliding motility-associated C-terminal domain-containing protein; translated protein: MIEPTTIVVHPVAVPTGFTPNNDGVNDDVPVLGGPFLTVELKIYNQWGNLVYNSTDPKGAWDGKYNDIDQPAGVYIFTAKGKTIDGKEFNLSGDVTLIR